A part of Propioniciclava coleopterorum genomic DNA contains:
- the tpx gene encoding thiol peroxidase translates to MADTKFKGTPVRTVGDLPEVGQSAPDFTLTGADLSDVKLADLAGQRVVLNIFPSVDTGVCAMSVRRFNEIAAGLENTTVVCASADLPFALGRFCGAEGIENVRVGSTFRSSFSRDYGTLMVDGPLAGLNARSVIVLDADGKVVYTEVVPEITQEPDYDAAVAALS, encoded by the coding sequence ATGGCTGACACCAAGTTCAAGGGGACCCCCGTCCGCACCGTCGGAGACCTGCCCGAAGTCGGGCAGAGCGCTCCCGACTTCACGCTCACCGGAGCCGACCTGTCCGACGTGAAGCTGGCCGACCTGGCCGGGCAGCGCGTCGTGCTCAACATCTTCCCCAGCGTCGACACCGGCGTGTGCGCGATGAGCGTGCGCCGCTTCAACGAGATCGCCGCCGGGCTGGAGAACACCACCGTCGTCTGCGCCTCGGCCGACCTGCCGTTCGCGCTGGGCCGGTTCTGCGGCGCCGAGGGCATCGAGAACGTCCGGGTCGGCTCGACGTTCCGCTCCAGCTTCTCGCGCGACTACGGCACGCTGATGGTGGACGGCCCGCTGGCCGGCCTCAACGCCCGCTCGGTCATCGTGCTCGACGCCGACGGCAAGGTCGTCTACACCGAGGTGGTTCCCGAGATCACCCAGGAGCCCGACTACGACGCCGCGGTGGCCGCCCTCTCCTGA
- the cimA gene encoding citramalate synthase translates to MTAQPAAPDVFHLYDTTLRDGAQQEGLRLTVSDKLKIARVLDDLGVGFIEGGWPGANPSDTAFFAAAAAGELELRHAKLTAFGATRRVGARAADDPLTRALVDAQTEVICLVAKSHDEHVFRALKTTLDENLAMVADTVRFLTGEGRRVFVDVEHFFDGYRANPAYALEVVRAAAEAGAEVVVLCDTNGGMLPAWMGEVVSAASDIGVDLGVHCHNDTGCAVANTLAAVDAGVMHVQGTINGHGERTGNADLITVAANLRLKYGWPVLSDEHLARATSVSHAVAAITHVAPNARQPYVGQSAFAHKAGLHASAIKVDANLYQHTDPRLVGNDMRMLVSDMAGRANIQLKGDELGFDLSDRDLAARITDVVKQREMDGYSYESADASFELLLREQTDALDPAFEVQRWRVLTSDEVSEEGDSEATVKVRVGDAVVSRVGEGFGPLNALDHALRSALETEHPDVETFELTDYRVRILETGHGTDAIVRVLIDTTDGERSWTTVGVGTNVVEASWEALHDAYLWGLHTRAA, encoded by the coding sequence ATGACCGCGCAGCCCGCCGCTCCGGACGTGTTCCACCTCTACGACACCACGCTCCGCGACGGTGCGCAGCAGGAGGGGCTCCGCCTCACCGTGAGCGACAAGCTGAAGATCGCCCGCGTCCTGGACGACCTGGGCGTCGGCTTCATCGAGGGCGGCTGGCCGGGCGCCAACCCCAGCGACACAGCCTTCTTCGCGGCGGCCGCCGCGGGCGAACTCGAGCTGCGGCACGCCAAGCTGACCGCCTTCGGCGCCACCCGCCGCGTGGGGGCCCGCGCGGCCGACGATCCGCTGACCCGCGCGCTGGTCGACGCGCAGACCGAGGTGATCTGCCTGGTCGCCAAGAGCCACGACGAGCACGTGTTCCGCGCGCTGAAGACCACCCTGGACGAGAACCTCGCCATGGTCGCCGACACCGTGCGCTTCCTCACCGGCGAGGGCCGTCGGGTCTTCGTCGACGTCGAGCACTTCTTCGACGGCTACCGCGCCAACCCGGCCTACGCGCTGGAGGTGGTCCGCGCCGCGGCCGAGGCGGGCGCCGAGGTCGTCGTCCTCTGCGACACCAACGGCGGCATGCTGCCGGCGTGGATGGGCGAGGTCGTGTCGGCCGCCTCGGACATCGGCGTCGACCTGGGCGTCCACTGCCACAACGACACCGGGTGCGCGGTGGCCAACACGCTGGCCGCGGTGGACGCCGGCGTCATGCACGTCCAGGGCACGATCAACGGCCACGGGGAGCGCACCGGCAACGCCGACCTGATCACCGTGGCGGCCAACCTCCGGCTCAAGTACGGCTGGCCGGTGCTCAGCGACGAGCACCTGGCCCGCGCCACGTCGGTCAGCCACGCCGTCGCCGCGATCACCCACGTCGCCCCCAACGCCCGGCAGCCCTACGTCGGGCAGTCCGCCTTCGCGCACAAGGCCGGCCTGCACGCGTCCGCGATCAAGGTGGACGCCAACCTGTACCAGCACACCGACCCGCGCCTGGTCGGCAACGACATGCGCATGCTGGTCTCGGACATGGCCGGCCGGGCCAACATCCAGCTCAAGGGCGACGAGCTGGGCTTCGACCTGTCCGACCGCGACCTGGCGGCGCGGATCACCGACGTGGTGAAGCAGCGCGAGATGGACGGCTACTCCTACGAGTCCGCCGACGCCTCGTTCGAGCTGCTGCTGCGCGAGCAGACCGACGCCCTGGACCCCGCGTTCGAGGTGCAGCGCTGGCGTGTCCTGACCTCCGACGAGGTGAGCGAGGAGGGCGACTCCGAGGCCACCGTGAAGGTGCGCGTCGGGGACGCCGTCGTGTCGCGCGTCGGCGAGGGGTTCGGGCCGCTGAACGCCCTGGACCACGCCCTGCGCTCGGCGCTGGAGACCGAGCACCCCGACGTCGAGACCTTCGAGCTGACCGACTACCGGGTCCGGATCCTGGAGACCGGGCACGGCACGGACGCGATCGTCCGCGTCCTCATCGACACCACCGACGGGGAGCGCAGCTGGACGACCGTGGGCGTGGGCACCAACGTCGTCGAGGCGTCCTGGGAGGCCCTGCACGACGCCTACCTGTGGGGGCTGCACACCCGCGCCGCGTGA
- a CDS encoding DUF1707 SHOCT-like domain-containing protein, giving the protein MMDAPDGDLRIGHAERDAAVEQLREAAAEGRLTLDELDARIETALQSRTRAELRALLADLLPGQQLEAAINPTALTAQHAEPGWSWQDPLVLTAKWDDVFRGGPWQVPPFLELNPVAGSVKLDFSDARLSTRVIDVSVVGAPATRSSSCRAAGAWRCPASRRAWGRSSRPSTRARPGRCPSSWCGDAPRWAASAPGTPTGGTPSGGSAGWPEAAGSSPRTEGRLG; this is encoded by the coding sequence ATGATGGACGCACCCGATGGCGACTTGAGGATCGGCCACGCCGAGCGCGACGCCGCCGTCGAACAGCTGCGCGAGGCGGCCGCCGAGGGGCGGCTGACCCTCGACGAGCTCGACGCGCGGATCGAGACCGCGCTCCAGTCCCGCACCCGCGCCGAACTGCGCGCGCTGCTGGCCGACCTGCTGCCCGGCCAGCAGCTCGAGGCCGCCATCAACCCCACCGCCCTGACTGCGCAGCACGCCGAGCCGGGGTGGAGTTGGCAGGACCCCCTGGTGCTCACCGCCAAGTGGGACGACGTCTTCCGCGGCGGCCCCTGGCAGGTGCCGCCCTTCCTGGAGCTGAACCCCGTGGCCGGCAGCGTCAAGCTGGACTTCAGCGACGCCCGGCTCTCCACGCGCGTGATCGACGTGAGCGTGGTGGGGGCGCCGGCGACACGATCCTCATCGTGCCGGGCGGCTGGGGCGTGGAGATGTCCCGCATCGAGAAGGGCCTGGGGTCGGTCAAGTCGACCGTCGACCCGCGCCCGACCGGGACGCTGCCCCAGCTCATGGTGCGGGGACGCACCTCGCTGGGCAGCATCCGCGCCCGGCACCCCAACTGGTGGGACACCAAGCGGCGGGAGCGCTGGCTGGCCCGAGGCGGCGGGGTCGTCGCCAAGAACTGAGGGGCGGCTTGGCTAG
- a CDS encoding DUF1707 domain-containing protein: protein METHEPALPDGHLRVTPAQREHALARLREAAADQRIRFEELEARTASVLEAVTRDDLAAPLYDLVPTADLPGATGEVALGDGPGLTWERPLVLRAEHWWRTVKIAGAWEVPPFLEVNASRGPILLDFQRAVALAPVIDVVVNASWLGSVTIVVPRGWGVDATQATGASTPRSPARSTPARTPATPAW from the coding sequence ATGGAGACCCACGAGCCCGCGCTCCCGGACGGCCACCTGCGCGTCACCCCCGCCCAGCGCGAGCACGCGCTCGCCCGGCTGCGGGAGGCCGCCGCCGACCAGCGCATCCGGTTCGAGGAGCTGGAGGCGCGGACCGCGTCCGTCCTGGAGGCGGTGACGCGCGACGACCTCGCCGCGCCCCTGTACGACCTCGTCCCCACCGCCGATCTCCCGGGAGCGACCGGCGAGGTCGCCCTGGGGGACGGGCCCGGCCTGACGTGGGAACGGCCCCTGGTGCTGCGCGCCGAGCACTGGTGGCGCACCGTCAAGATCGCCGGGGCCTGGGAGGTGCCGCCCTTCCTGGAGGTCAACGCCAGCCGCGGTCCGATCCTGCTCGACTTCCAGCGCGCGGTGGCGCTGGCGCCCGTCATCGACGTGGTCGTCAACGCGAGCTGGCTCGGCTCGGTCACGATCGTGGTGCCCCGGGGCTGGGGCGTGGACGCCACCCAGGCGACGGGGGCCAGTACTCCCAGGTCACCAGCGAGGTCGACACCCGCCCGCACCCCGGCAACCCCCGCCTGGTGA
- a CDS encoding fumarylacetoacetate hydrolase family protein produces the protein MRIARFVHDDTIGFGTVELPDDAGEHPDTIQVLNGDPLVGPVQYTGERLHLDDVRLVAPVIPRSKVVAIGRNYAAHAAEFDNDVPEVPMAFFKPNTSVIGPGEPIVYPRQTTAVDHEAELAVVIGRICKDVPAERAAEVIFGYTCANDVSARDLQKSDGQWARAKGFDTFCPLGPWITTHLSIEEASNLGIRATVTRDGDVIERQDSTTANMVHGIADLVAFVSAFTTLLPGDVILTGTPEGVGRLEPGDVVTVEVDGLGALSNPVVAAEA, from the coding sequence ATGCGCATCGCTCGATTCGTCCACGACGACACCATCGGGTTCGGCACCGTCGAACTCCCCGACGACGCGGGGGAGCACCCCGACACGATCCAGGTCCTCAACGGGGATCCGCTGGTCGGGCCGGTCCAGTACACCGGCGAGCGGCTCCACCTGGACGACGTGAGGCTCGTCGCGCCGGTGATCCCGCGCAGCAAGGTCGTGGCGATCGGGCGGAACTACGCGGCTCACGCCGCCGAGTTCGACAACGACGTGCCCGAGGTGCCGATGGCGTTCTTCAAGCCCAACACCTCGGTGATCGGCCCCGGCGAGCCCATCGTCTACCCGCGTCAGACCACCGCCGTCGACCACGAGGCCGAGCTGGCCGTCGTCATCGGCCGGATCTGCAAGGACGTCCCCGCCGAGCGTGCCGCCGAGGTGATCTTCGGGTACACCTGCGCCAACGACGTCAGCGCGCGGGACCTCCAGAAGTCCGACGGCCAATGGGCCCGCGCGAAGGGGTTCGACACGTTCTGCCCGCTCGGCCCGTGGATCACCACCCACCTCAGCATCGAGGAGGCGTCCAACCTCGGGATCCGCGCGACCGTCACCCGCGACGGGGACGTGATCGAGCGGCAGGACTCCACCACCGCGAACATGGTGCACGGGATCGCGGACCTGGTGGCCTTCGTGTCCGCCTTCACCACGCTCCTGCCCGGCGACGTCATCCTGACCGGCACCCCCGAGGGCGTCGGACGCCTCGAGCCCGGCGACGTGGTCACGGTCGAGGTCGACGGGCTGGGCGCGCTGTCCAACCCCGTCGTGGCCGCGGAGGCATGA
- a CDS encoding CPBP family intramembrane glutamic endopeptidase, with amino-acid sequence MSPRDRRARSGNPAVAAQAGRRPTPRTPSGPSRPGFRGPFAPLLDAFATERIPSGVDYPHALRTTTANPFTSMVGVTLGLLSFMVITPLLMRGLGGLYWLAIGSPGDFDATFRALTSYELPFGLVVGHLGLATLIPLSMALVLFIHRVRPGILGSVLVGLRWGWLGACLLVAFASLWLVLVVQNLTQPGGPSFALNPQPGAVWFIVIMLLTTPLQAAAEEYFFRGYLMQSLGSMVASPWFGILTSAAVFTAFHGSLDPALVLDRFAFGVLAGWLVVRTGGLEAGIAAHVANNVTSFGLAALTASVAQVKAISEVTWIVAAWDVGRFALFTVLIVLLARRWKPATETA; translated from the coding sequence ATGAGCCCCAGGGACCGGCGCGCCCGGTCGGGCAACCCGGCGGTGGCCGCGCAGGCGGGTCGGCGTCCCACGCCGCGGACGCCTTCGGGCCCCTCGCGGCCGGGGTTCCGAGGGCCCTTCGCGCCCCTGCTGGACGCCTTCGCGACCGAACGCATCCCGAGCGGCGTGGACTACCCCCACGCGCTGCGCACCACGACGGCGAACCCCTTCACCTCGATGGTGGGCGTCACGTTGGGCCTGCTGTCGTTCATGGTCATCACGCCACTCCTCATGCGCGGGCTCGGCGGGCTGTACTGGCTGGCGATCGGCTCGCCGGGGGACTTCGACGCCACCTTCCGGGCGCTCACGAGCTACGAACTCCCGTTCGGGCTCGTCGTGGGCCACCTCGGGCTCGCCACGCTGATCCCCCTGTCCATGGCGCTGGTGCTGTTCATCCACCGCGTCCGGCCGGGGATCCTCGGATCGGTGCTCGTGGGCCTCCGGTGGGGCTGGCTGGGCGCCTGCCTGCTCGTCGCCTTCGCGTCGCTGTGGCTGGTGCTGGTCGTGCAGAACCTCACCCAACCGGGCGGGCCGTCCTTCGCGCTGAACCCCCAACCGGGCGCGGTGTGGTTCATCGTCATCATGCTGCTCACCACGCCGCTGCAGGCCGCCGCGGAGGAGTACTTCTTCCGCGGGTACCTCATGCAGTCGCTGGGGTCCATGGTGGCCTCGCCCTGGTTCGGCATCCTCACCTCCGCGGCGGTGTTCACCGCCTTCCACGGCTCGCTGGATCCGGCCCTGGTGCTCGACCGGTTCGCGTTCGGCGTCCTGGCGGGATGGCTGGTCGTCCGCACGGGTGGCCTGGAGGCCGGAATCGCCGCGCACGTCGCCAACAACGTCACCTCGTTCGGGCTGGCGGCGCTGACCGCGTCGGTGGCGCAGGTGAAGGCGATCAGCGAGGTGACCTGGATCGTGGCCGCGTGGGACGTCGGACGGTTCGCGCTGTTCACCGTCCTGATCGTGCTGCTGGCCCGCCGGTGGAAGCCGGCCACCGAAACCGCGTGA